ACTTTCCCATGCTCAATTTGGGCGGTGGCGCTTATTTTCAAGGGGTAAATGCCGGGGGATTTAGTGATATTTTAATTCTGAAGTTCAATAATGCGGGAGTGCTTCTTTGGTCAACCTATTATGGCGGAACGGAGCTTGATCAGGGGGAATCTATTACTACTGATAATATTGGAAATATATTTATAGGGGGGCAGACCGGTTCATTTAATGTTCCCACGCTCAATCCCGGCAGCGGGGCTTATTTCCAGGGAATTTTTGGTGGTGGGCTCTATGACCTTATTATCCTGAAGTTTGGCAATGGCGGGATATTGCTTTGGGGAACCCTTTACGGAGGAAGTGGGAACGACACTCAGTTTGGCGGTTATCAAAGAGACCGACAAATTATAACGGACTGTTCAGGGAATGTTTATGTAACGGGGTGCACAACCTCGAACAATTTTCCAACTTTTAATCCGGGTAGTGGGTATTTTGTCGGAGCTAACTCAGGCGGGGGCTCGTATGGAGATGTATTTATCCTTCAGTTCAACAATAACGGAGTCCTTTACTGGTCAAGTTATAATGGGACTGCTGCAGATGATCATGGTAATGCATTAGCAGTAGATCCCGCCGGTTGCCTTTTTTTAGTGGGCGAATGGAAAGGTTCGGGAAGTAATGGGGTGCTAGACCCTAGCGCAGGAGCTTATTATGATAATTCGTGGAACGGTTCTGACGACAGCTTTATTATGAAATTTTGTTCTGTAAGTTCTGTTCTTACCGTCACGCTTACTTCTACCAATAATCTTTGCAGTGGACAGTGCACAGGTAAAGCTACGGCCAATCCAAACAGTTGTTACCCGTCATATACCTATTTATGGTCAAATACTCAGGCAACACAAACCGCCACCGGGCTTTGTACAGGAATATATACGGTAACAGTTACTGATGCATCAAGCGCCACTGTAATATCCACTGTCACCATCACGCAGCCGCCAGCATTGACCTCAACAACAACACAAACCAATGCAACCTGCGGAGGAGGAAATAATGGAAGCGCAACTGTAATTGCAGGAGGAGGTACGGGTTCATTCACATATACTTGGAGTAATAACGCAACAGGTCAAACCGCCTTCGATCTTGCAGCAATTAGTTATACAGTAACAGTTATTGATGCAAATGGCTGTACTACCACCACCACTGCAGTTATAGTTTCTCCGCCACCTTTAACCGGCCAATTTACCAAAGGCACAGCCAACTGTGCAGAATGCGGCTGCAAAGAATGGTTAATGGTAAATGCAACGGGAGGTACGGGTCCTTATAGTTACAGCTGGCCTGACGGATATTTGAACAGATACAAGAATCAGCTTTGCCCGGGAACGTATTTAATAAATATCAAAGACAAAAACGGCTGCAGTGTAAATGTTAATCTTACCGCGCCATAGTCCTATGCAGGGCGGTTGCAATGTAAAGAGACCTATAGGCGAACGCATTCCAAAGAACCTAGATCATACAGGGCTGCGATCCTATTATATCCTTATCTTTGTTCCAATCAATAAATCTGTATAATGAAAAAAATGGCTTCAGTGATCATTGCACTTTTTATGTTCAATGCGACCTTTGCACAATCCAAAACAATGAAAACATTCCATGATTTTAAGGCGATAACAATTGATGGAAAGGAATTTGATCTTGCCCAATTAAAAGGAAAGAAAGTGCTGGTTGTAAACACTGCTTCAAAATGCGGCAATACACCGCAGTATGAGGAATTACAGAAGCTGTATGAAAAATACAAAGGGCAAAATTTTACCATTATTGGTTTTCCGGCCAACAACTTCGGGAAACAAGAGCCCGGCACCAATAATGAGATCGCGGAATTTTGTAAAAAGAATTACGGGGTTACTTTTCAGATGATGTCCAAGATATCGGTTAAGGGAGATGATATGGACCCGATCTATCAATGGTTGACCAGGAAAGATCAAAATGGGCTGGCTGATGCGGAAGTAAAATGGAATTTCCAGAAATTTATGATCGATGAGAATGGTAAGTGGGTTGATTATGTTGCTGCGGATGAAACTCCATTAACAGGTAAAATTATTAAATGGATAGAAGGAAAAAAATAAGGATTGTAATCGGTGATCGGTAATTTGTAATCTAAAATTTATCAATGAAAATTCACATTCTTGCAATAGGTGCTCACCCGGATGATGTAGAGTTGTCGTGTTCAGGAACTTTACTAAAGCACATTGCTCTTGGAAAAAAAGCTGGCATTCTTGATCTTACAGAAGGTGAACTGGGTACACGCGGTACAGCTGAACTGCGTTTAAAAGAGTCCGCGAAAGCGGCTAAAATACTGGGAGTTTTGTTTCGGGATAATTTAAAAATGAAAGATGGTTTTTTTAGGAATGATGAAGAACATCAGCTGGAGGTTGTAAAAAAGATACGTCAGTATAAGCCGGAAATCATTTTGTGTAATGCTGTTCGCGATCGTCATCCCGATCATGAGCGTGCGGCAAAACTTGTTTCGGACGCGTGTTTTTATTCCGGGCTAAAGAAAATTTCGACCAAACAGAACGGAAAAGAGCAGGAGGCCTGGAGGCCGAAAGCGGTTTACCATTACATACAGGATCGGTATATTGAGCCCGACTTTGTCGTTGACGTTACGCCATTTGTGAAAGAAAAAATGGAAGCCGTTCTGGCTTTTTCTTCCCAGTTCTATGATCCTAAATCAAATGAACCGGAGACGCCGATATCGACCAAAAATTTTCTTCACTTTCTGCGTGGGCGTATGGCTGGTTTTGGTCGCACTATCGGGGTTGACTATGCTGAAGGTTTTACCACGGAACGTTATCCCGGAATATCGAATTTGTTTGACCTGATCTGAATGTATTGTACTGAATTTCCGGTAATCGAAAATACAGGACAAACATTCAGAATGATCAATAGGTAGCCGTTTTTATTTCTGTTTACCCAGCTCAATATCACAGGTAATGTTCACATTCTCACTCACCACCACACCACCGGCTTCAACTGCTGCGTTCCATTTTAATCCGTAGTCAATACGGTTTATATTTCCGTTAAGTTTAAACCCGGCTTTTGTATTTCCCCATGGGTCTTTAATGCTTCCGTTATACACTACGTCAAATTCCACGCTTTTTGTAATGTCGCGTATGGTCATATCTCCGGTAAGCTTATAATTTTTCCCGCTTACTTTTTTAAATGATTTACTTTTGAAGGTCATCTTCGGATATTTTTCAGCGTTGAAAAAGTCATCCGATTTTAAATGTTTATCGCGGCCTTCGTCATCCGTATTGATGCTGTTTACATCGGCTGAAAATTCTATCTGGCTATCAGTAAAATCATCTTTTGTAGCGACGACTTTACCTTCATACATTTTAAATTTGCCTGTAACTTCCGAGATCATCAGGTGTGTGACAGTAAATTGAACCTTTGAATGTGATGCATCTATGGTCCAATTTGATTGGGCCATAGCAGCCGCTCCGGCAAGGATGGCCGCAGCTGTCATTGTGGTTTGTGTGTTGTTCATATTATTAAAATTTATTAGTTGATGCAAATATAAGTAATTACATTCTATGTATATACATATAATGCGCTAAATCGCTAAAAGTTAATTTAATTATTTGAAAATCAATTAGTTATTTTTGTAGGTAGTAAGTATTTCTGCAAGCTGTTCCAGAAGTTTCTTTTTGTCGGTACCAGCTTTTATAATAGCCTCATGCAGTTGTTTTGCTGATTTACTTAATTCGTCCTGATTTAAAGGCGGGTCCATTCCGTCGATCACACTGGTGGCTTCGATACAGCTGAGGTAATCTTCATTGATGGCCAGGTTTACAAAGTAGTTGAGTTGTGTGCGGCAATCAATACCCGATTCCCAGCAGGCAGCAATGAGTTGGGTTTTATAGTCGGACAGATTTTTATCGTTAATGGCATTTATCAGCAGTTCAAGCGCTG
The Bacteroidota bacterium DNA segment above includes these coding regions:
- a CDS encoding glutathione peroxidase — translated: MKKMASVIIALFMFNATFAQSKTMKTFHDFKAITIDGKEFDLAQLKGKKVLVVNTASKCGNTPQYEELQKLYEKYKGQNFTIIGFPANNFGKQEPGTNNEIAEFCKKNYGVTFQMMSKISVKGDDMDPIYQWLTRKDQNGLADAEVKWNFQKFMIDENGKWVDYVAADETPLTGKIIKWIEGKK
- the bshB1 gene encoding bacillithiol biosynthesis deacetylase BshB1, encoding MKIHILAIGAHPDDVELSCSGTLLKHIALGKKAGILDLTEGELGTRGTAELRLKESAKAAKILGVLFRDNLKMKDGFFRNDEEHQLEVVKKIRQYKPEIILCNAVRDRHPDHERAAKLVSDACFYSGLKKISTKQNGKEQEAWRPKAVYHYIQDRYIEPDFVVDVTPFVKEKMEAVLAFSSQFYDPKSNEPETPISTKNFLHFLRGRMAGFGRTIGVDYAEGFTTERYPGISNLFDLI
- a CDS encoding YceI family protein, whose translation is MAQSNWTIDASHSKVQFTVTHLMISEVTGKFKMYEGKVVATKDDFTDSQIEFSADVNSINTDDEGRDKHLKSDDFFNAEKYPKMTFKSKSFKKVSGKNYKLTGDMTIRDITKSVEFDVVYNGSIKDPWGNTKAGFKLNGNINRIDYGLKWNAAVEAGGVVVSENVNITCDIELGKQK